One Nitrospira sp. DNA segment encodes these proteins:
- the ftcD gene encoding glutamate formimidoyltransferase, producing MDGIVECVANFSEGRDQAIVQALIDAVASTPGVVLLDHSMDTDHHRSVLTFCGGQDATIEAAFRAVRIAAELIDLRSHVGVHPRIGATDVVPFIPIRDTTMQDCVQLAKRLGERVGRELEIPVFLYERAAGRADHGPLEAVRRGGLEGLAFRMASDPAWTPDFGPSRLHPSAGAIAIGARPPLIAYNVNLRSTEVDQARAIARAVRQSSGGLTHLKAIGVELASRGMVQVAMNLTDYEVTPLLTAFQAVKTEAAKHGIPVASSELVGLVPEAALDQAAAASLQLDRFNPDQVLETKIAEAALAKKEPVETLSGFLSALAAAKPTPAGGSVAAFVGALAASLGVMGARLSGQSDREQRLLELSRQLHRLVQEDAEVYTELMDVYKIPKEHPDRPHAISIALQRATEVPLEIAELSCEVARSLHMLLEGARPTIQSDLVVGETIAIAAAQAGLVTVRANVHVQQNHTLTTTMQFRIAKATESLEELKGLC from the coding sequence ATGGATGGAATCGTCGAATGTGTGGCGAATTTCAGTGAAGGCCGGGATCAGGCGATTGTTCAGGCTCTGATTGATGCCGTAGCTTCGACACCCGGCGTGGTTCTCTTGGACCACTCGATGGATACCGACCACCACAGGTCGGTGTTGACGTTTTGTGGAGGCCAGGACGCGACTATTGAAGCTGCGTTTCGTGCCGTTCGGATCGCGGCTGAACTGATCGACCTGCGTTCACATGTCGGAGTACACCCCCGCATAGGAGCCACAGATGTTGTGCCGTTTATCCCGATCAGGGATACGACAATGCAAGACTGTGTCCAGCTGGCCAAACGACTAGGAGAACGAGTTGGGCGTGAACTGGAGATCCCCGTTTTCTTATACGAACGTGCCGCAGGTCGTGCCGACCATGGCCCTTTGGAGGCGGTCAGGCGAGGAGGGCTTGAGGGTTTGGCTTTCCGGATGGCCTCCGATCCTGCCTGGACTCCCGACTTTGGCCCGTCCCGACTACATCCGAGCGCAGGAGCGATCGCGATCGGGGCTCGGCCTCCACTGATCGCCTACAACGTGAACCTCCGTTCGACAGAAGTGGATCAAGCCAGGGCTATCGCCAGGGCTGTGCGCCAATCAAGCGGTGGGTTGACTCATCTGAAAGCGATCGGCGTAGAGTTGGCCAGCCGTGGCATGGTGCAGGTCGCAATGAATCTGACGGACTACGAAGTGACACCGCTGCTAACCGCGTTTCAGGCGGTCAAGACTGAAGCCGCGAAACATGGCATACCGGTAGCGAGTAGTGAACTAGTCGGATTAGTTCCGGAGGCGGCACTGGATCAGGCCGCAGCCGCGTCGCTGCAGCTCGACCGATTCAATCCAGACCAGGTACTCGAAACGAAAATTGCCGAGGCGGCGCTTGCCAAGAAAGAACCGGTAGAAACCCTATCAGGTTTCCTTAGCGCCCTCGCCGCGGCTAAACCAACTCCAGCCGGTGGCAGCGTGGCGGCATTCGTGGGTGCCCTGGCGGCTTCCTTGGGAGTAATGGGGGCACGCCTTAGTGGACAATCGGACAGAGAACAGCGTTTACTTGAGTTGAGCCGGCAGCTTCATCGGCTTGTTCAGGAAGATGCAGAGGTTTACACCGAGCTGATGGACGTCTATAAGATACCCAAAGAACATCCTGATCGCCCACATGCGATTTCGATTGCGCTCCAACGAGCTACGGAAGTGCCGTTAGAAATCGCGGAATTGTCTTGCGAGGTTGCGCGGTCGCTCCATATGTTGCTCGAAGGAGCTAGGCCGACCATTCAATCAGACCTTGTGGTAGGGGAGACCATAGCCATTGCAGCGGCTCAAGCAGGCCTTGTTACGGTGCGCGCGAATGTACATGTGCAACAAAATCATACACTTACGACAACCATGCAATTCAGAATTGCAAAGGCCACGGAAAGTCTTGAGGAACTCAAGGGCTTGTGTTAG
- a CDS encoding PGPGW domain-containing protein translates to MDGLLSAIQQYVSTETLVTLTVLSVVFFVGSLIAIPFILVRLPADFFDTRVPRNWMENHHPVLRLLGHIVKNAVGAVFLFAGFLMLFLPGQGILTMLIGVTMLDFPGKRKLEARMIGQPAVLSAINNMRQKFGTPPLIIASDS, encoded by the coding sequence ATGGATGGGCTTCTTTCCGCGATTCAGCAGTATGTCTCGACCGAAACCCTCGTTACGCTGACGGTTCTCTCGGTTGTTTTCTTTGTCGGATCATTGATTGCGATCCCGTTCATTCTCGTCCGGCTTCCGGCAGATTTCTTCGACACCCGTGTCCCGCGGAATTGGATGGAAAACCATCACCCGGTGCTTCGGTTGCTCGGCCATATCGTCAAGAACGCTGTCGGAGCCGTCTTTCTGTTCGCTGGATTCTTGATGTTATTTTTACCGGGTCAAGGCATTCTCACGATGTTGATCGGCGTGACGATGCTGGACTTTCCCGGCAAGCGCAAGCTGGAAGCAAGAATGATCGGTCAACCGGCTGTCCTGAGTGCCATCAACAACATGCGCCAGAAGTTTGGAACGCCGCCGCTGATCATCGCCTCCGACTCATGA
- a CDS encoding endonuclease III, protein MRREHIHAAIRILKREIRRWQEPVVGFVAKESDRDPFLILISTLLSLRTKDRTTREAGDRLFVMARTPEAMLKLPLKKLERMIYPVGFYRTKAKAIHQISRKLLDEYGGVVPDSIDELVTLPGVGRKTANLVVTIGYGKPGICVDIHVHRISNRWGYIKTKTPEESEQALRLTLPKQYWIIYNDLLVPYGQNLCLPVSPLCSTCKLTELCDRVGVTRSR, encoded by the coding sequence ATGCGTCGGGAGCACATTCATGCAGCCATCCGCATCCTCAAGCGTGAGATTCGTCGTTGGCAAGAGCCGGTCGTTGGCTTCGTAGCCAAGGAGTCGGATCGCGATCCCTTTCTCATCCTCATTTCCACCCTGCTCAGTTTGAGAACCAAGGATAGGACAACAAGGGAAGCGGGCGACCGACTCTTTGTCATGGCTCGCACACCGGAAGCCATGCTGAAGCTGCCGCTGAAGAAGCTCGAACGGATGATTTATCCGGTCGGCTTTTACCGGACAAAGGCCAAAGCCATTCACCAGATCTCCCGCAAGTTGCTCGACGAGTATGGCGGGGTGGTACCGGACTCCATCGATGAACTGGTCACCTTACCTGGGGTGGGACGAAAAACCGCGAACCTGGTTGTGACTATCGGGTACGGCAAACCTGGGATCTGTGTCGATATTCATGTCCATCGGATCAGCAATCGATGGGGCTATATCAAGACGAAGACACCCGAAGAATCCGAACAGGCCCTTCGACTCACGCTACCCAAGCAATACTGGATCATCTACAACGATCTCCTCGTTCCCTATGGACAGAACCTCTGTCTTCCGGTCTCGCCTCTGTGCAGCACCTGCAAGTTGACCGAATTGTGTGATCGAGTGGGAGTCACGAGAAGTCGTTAG
- the rpsU gene encoding 30S ribosomal protein S21: protein MEIKVFNNNVEKALKVAKKKLAGEGLFRELKRRRFYEKPSVRKKAKQREAQRRRQKWLSKRRPD from the coding sequence ATGGAAATCAAGGTTTTTAACAACAACGTCGAGAAAGCCCTCAAGGTCGCTAAGAAGAAGCTGGCAGGCGAGGGTCTGTTCCGCGAGTTAAAGCGCCGTCGCTTCTATGAGAAGCCCAGTGTGAGGAAGAAAGCCAAGCAACGCGAAGCTCAGCGACGCCGACAGAAGTGGCTATCGAAGCGGAGGCCTGACTAG
- a CDS encoding sulfurtransferase TusA family protein produces MMQADVKLDTLGYFCPMPIILTSKKIKELALGQVLEVVSDDEGIKKDMPAWCETTGHQMMGLEEEQAKSGPIYKAFVKKAK; encoded by the coding sequence ATGATGCAGGCCGATGTCAAACTCGACACGTTGGGATATTTTTGTCCAATGCCGATTATTCTCACATCCAAGAAGATCAAAGAATTGGCCTTGGGACAGGTGCTGGAAGTCGTCTCCGATGATGAGGGCATCAAGAAAGACATGCCGGCTTGGTGTGAAACCACGGGCCATCAAATGATGGGCTTGGAAGAGGAACAAGCAAAGTCGGGCCCCATCTATAAGGCGTTTGTGAAGAAGGCGAAATAG
- a CDS encoding DsrE/DsrF/DrsH-like family protein: protein MIATQQIEPTTTLAQLQESKPERVTIVLLSGDLDRAMAAFIIATGAAAMGMRVTMFFTFWGLNTIRRRGATSSAKDWLRRMFGLLNKGGADALPLSRFHFAGLGTKMMQTVMKQNRMPGVPELMQTALDLGVRFIACTTTMGLMGITKNTLIDGIDQFAGVTTYLAEAKQGNVNLFI, encoded by the coding sequence ATGATTGCCACACAACAGATCGAGCCGACGACGACGTTGGCACAACTGCAAGAATCCAAGCCCGAAAGAGTCACAATCGTATTGCTGAGTGGTGATCTCGATCGGGCGATGGCGGCCTTTATCATCGCCACGGGCGCTGCTGCGATGGGTATGCGTGTGACCATGTTTTTTACGTTTTGGGGATTGAACACGATTCGGAGACGGGGAGCTACGAGTTCGGCCAAAGATTGGCTTCGACGGATGTTCGGACTGCTCAACAAGGGTGGCGCCGACGCACTGCCGTTGTCCCGATTCCACTTCGCGGGGTTGGGAACGAAGATGATGCAGACGGTGATGAAGCAAAACCGGATGCCGGGCGTGCCTGAGTTGATGCAAACGGCCCTCGATCTGGGCGTGCGGTTCATCGCCTGCACGACGACGATGGGCCTCATGGGTATTACCAAGAATACGTTGATCGACGGCATCGATCAGTTCGCAGGCGTGACTACGTACCTGGCAGAAGCCAAACAGGGTAATGTCAATCTATTCATTTGA